One segment of Rosa chinensis cultivar Old Blush chromosome 6, RchiOBHm-V2, whole genome shotgun sequence DNA contains the following:
- the LOC112173210 gene encoding probable cinnamyl alcohol dehydrogenase 6 — translation MAQTTPNHTQTVSGWAAHDSSGEITPFIFKRRENGINDVTIKILYCGICHTDLHQARNDWGITMYPVVPGHEITGVVTKVGSNVKTFSVGDRVGVGCLAATCLECDFCKESQENYCEDLQFTYNGIFWDGSITYGGYSKMLVADHRYVVRIPENLPMDAAAPLLCAGVTVFSPLRDHDLHKTPGKKIGVVGLGGLGHVAVKFGKAFGHHVTVISTSPSKEKEAKDHLGADDFIVSTDDQQMQKGKRSLDFILNTVSAKHCLGPLLELLKVNGTMVVVGAPDQPFTLPSFPMIFGKRAVKGSVIGGMDETREMMELCGKHNITCDIELTSPDKINQALDRVAKNDVRYRFVIDIANAPAATVDDDQICSNL, via the exons ATGGCTCAGACGACTCCGAATCATACACAGACCGTTTCTGGGTGGGCAGCTCACGATTCCTCCGGCGAGATTACCCCTTTCATCTTCAAGCGAAG AGAAAACGGGATCAACGATGTCACGATAAAGATATTATACTGCGGGATATGCCACACTGATCTCCACCAAGCTAGGAATGACTGGGGCATCACCATGTATCCTGTTGTCCCTGGTCATGAGATTACTGGGGTGGTCACGAAAGTTGGGAGCAACGTGAAGACCTTCTCGGTCGGAGATAGAGTTGGAGTCGGGTGCTTGGCGGCGACGTGTTTGGAGTGCGATTTCTGCAAGGAATCCCAGGAGAACTACTGCGAGGACCTTCAATTTACCTACAATGGCATCTTCTGGGATGGTAGTATCACCTATGGTGGCTACTCCAAAATGTTGGTTGCTGATCATAG GTACGTGGTGCGCATACCAGAAAACCTACCAATGGATGCTGCAGCGCCGCTATTGTGTGCCGGAGTGACTGTGTTCAGCCCCTTGAGAGACCACGACTTGCACAAAACACCGGGGAAGAAGATAGGCGTCGTCGGCCTCGGAGGTCTCGGACACGTGGCGGTGAAATTCGGGAAGGCCTTTGGTCATCACGTCACCGTCATCAGCACCTCTCCGTCCAAAGAGAAAGAGGCCAAAGATCACTTGGGTGCAGACGATTTCATAGTCAGCACTGACGACCAACAAATGCAG AAAGGAAAGAGGAGCCTTGACTTCATATTAAACACGGTGTCAGCTAAGCACTGTCTCGGACCACTCTTAGAGTTGCTCAAAGTGAACGGGACCATGGTGGTTGTGGGTGCACCTGACCAGCCCTTTACGTTGCCTTCCTTCCCTATGATATTTG GGAAGAGGGCAGTGAAGGGTAGTGTGATCGGAGGAATGGATGAGACGAGGGAGATGATGGAACTTTGCGGCAAACACAACATTACGTGCGACATTGAGCTTACATCGCCAGACAAAATTAACCAAGCCTTGGACCGCGTCGCAAAGAATGATGTTAGGTATCGCTTTGTCATCGACATTGCTAATGCCCCCGCTGCTACTGTTGATGATGATCAAATCTGTTCCAATCTTTAG